The segment ACCCCTCTTCAAAATAAGAGTcactaaataaaatagcttACACATTTCCcatcagtttttttcttttttctcccctttttttcctccacaaaaagaacatttcctttttttatcttatgaCACAGGTTAGCGACAGTTACATTTACAGCAGCACCAGTCACACGGTAGCTGGCCAAAACTCTTTTGGAAAGCAGCTGAAAATTATTGACAGTCACAATGAAACGTTGGTTAATACCAACCAAATCGAGGAGGCCACAGGAACAGGACAGGCTAGCGGAGAAGGAGAGGCTACCTGAGCTTGAGAAGCTAGCGGAGAAGGAGAGGCCAGCGGAGCTTGAGATGCCAGCGGAGCTTGAGATGCCAGCGGAGGTAGAGATGCAAGCGGAGCAGGAGAGGTCAGCGGAGGTAGAGAGCAGACAAGCATCCCCGTCCTCAAGTGCGTCGATCTTCGGCAGAGGTGGAGACCTCCGTGGCAATATACATCACCAGTCTGAGCAGCACACCAAGGATCGAAAATATCGAGAGGAATTTATCCAGTATGGATTTACATGTGTCATTATCAACGAACGACAACATCCCCAATGTGTGATATGCACTGAGGTACTTGCACATGAGAGCCTCAAGCCGGCAAAAATGCTCCGACACTTGAAAACCAAGCATCCCTCACTCGCTGCTAAACCATCCGATTTTTTCCGCAGAAAGGAGCGAGAGGTAAGAGACCAAAAGCAAGTCCTTACCAGCCAAACAAGAATCCCAGCCAAAGCTCAAAGGGCCTCATATGAGGTGGCATATTTAATTGCACAGGCTAAAAAGCCACACACAATTGGCGAAACCTTAATTAAACCTGCTGCTATAGCTATGAGTCGGGCCATGCATGGGGATAAATTAGCCCGTGAGCTGGAATCGGTGCCGCTGTCAAACGGGACTATTGCCCGGCGCATCACAGACATGGCCCAGGACATAATGTGCCAGCTGGTGGACAGAATAAAAGGAGGAAAATATGCTTTACAACTAGATGAATCGACAGATATATCCAACTCTGCCCAGCTGCTTGTTTTTGTCAGATACAGCTTTGACGGAAAACTAAATGAGGACATGCTGTTTTGCTCGCCGCTGGAGGGAACGTGCACAGGTGAGGACATTTTTGAAAAGCTTGACAGCAAACTAAAAGAAGAGGTACTATTTTGGGAAAATTGCATCGTGTGTGTACGGACGGGGCTGGAGCGATGCTGGGGAAAAAGAAAGGACTGAAAGCGAGAGTATTACAAGTGGCGCCGCACATAAATTTCACACACTGCATGATTCACAGGGAATCGCTTGCCAGCAAAACGCTTGAACCAGACCTTAAACATGTTCTCGACACTGCGGTTAAAATGGTAAACTACATAAAAACACGTCCACTCAATGTTAGACTGTTTGCCTCTCTGTGTAACGAACTGGGATCAGAGCATGAGGGCCTGCTGTTCCATACCGAAGTCCGATGGCTCTCGCGGGGAAATGTGCTCAGCCGCCTGTATAAACTGCGGGACGAGGTGcgcctttatatat is part of the Lepeophtheirus salmonis chromosome 14, UVic_Lsal_1.4, whole genome shotgun sequence genome and harbors:
- the LOC121129503 gene encoding zinc finger BED domain-containing protein 5-like, translated to MKRWLIPTKSRRPQEQDRLAEKERLPELEKLAEKERPAELEMPAELEMPAEVEMQAEQERSAEVESRQASPSSSASIFGRGGDLRGNIHHQSEQHTKDRKYREEFIQYGFTCVIINERQHPQCVICTEVLAHESLKPAKMLRHLKTKHPSLAAKPSDFFRRKEREVRDQKQVLTSQTRIPAKAQRASYEVAYLIAQAKKPHTIGETLIKPAAIAMSRAMHGDKLARELESVPLSNGTIARRITDMAQDIMCQLVDRIKGGKYALQLDESTDISNSAQLLVFVRYSFDGKLNEDMLFCSPLEGTCTGEDIFEKLDSKLKEEVLFWENCIVCVRTGLERCWGKRKD